From the genome of Streptomyces sp. NBC_01341, one region includes:
- the ptsP gene encoding phosphoenolpyruvate--protein phosphotransferase yields METTLRGVGVSHGVAIGEVRHMGTAVLEPPAKQIPAEEAEREQGRARQAVEAVAADLIARGNLAGGEAQHVLEAQAMMAQDPELIADVERRIAVGSTAERGVYDAFAAYRALLANAGEYLAGRVADLDDVRNRIVARLLGVPMPGVPDSDEPYVLIARDLAPADTALLDPTLVLGFVTEEGGPTSHSAILARALGVPAVVALPGAGEIAEGTVVAVDGSTGEIFVEPSPEKRAEMESASAARKAALSAVTGPGATSDGHKVPLLANVGGPADVPAAVEAGAEGVGLFRTEFLFLDDSKQAPSEEKQIAAYRAVLEAFPEGRVVVRVLDAGADKPLDFLTPADEPNPALGVRGLRSLLDHPDVLRTQLTALARAAEGLPVYLEVMAPMVADRADAKAFADACREAGLQAKFGAMVEIPSAALRARSILQEVEFLSLGTNDLAQYTFAADRQVGAVSRLQDPWQPALLDLVALSADAARAEGKSCGVCGEAASDPLLACVLTGLGVTSLSMGAASIPYVRATLAKHTLAQCERAASAARAADSAEEARLAAQAVLSGE; encoded by the coding sequence ATGGAGACAACGCTGCGAGGCGTCGGCGTGAGCCACGGTGTGGCCATCGGCGAAGTCAGGCACATGGGTACGGCGGTTCTCGAGCCCCCGGCCAAGCAGATCCCGGCGGAAGAGGCCGAGCGCGAGCAGGGGCGTGCCCGTCAGGCCGTGGAAGCTGTCGCGGCCGACCTCATCGCGCGCGGCAATCTGGCGGGTGGCGAGGCACAACACGTGCTCGAGGCCCAGGCCATGATGGCGCAGGACCCCGAACTCATCGCCGATGTCGAGCGCCGTATCGCTGTGGGCAGCACCGCCGAGCGCGGCGTGTACGACGCGTTCGCGGCGTACAGGGCTCTGCTGGCCAACGCCGGGGAGTACCTCGCGGGGCGCGTCGCCGACCTCGACGACGTGCGGAACCGGATCGTGGCGCGGCTGCTCGGTGTCCCGATGCCGGGTGTGCCCGACAGCGACGAGCCGTACGTGCTGATCGCGCGTGACCTGGCTCCGGCGGACACGGCCCTGCTCGACCCCACCCTGGTGCTCGGTTTCGTCACGGAGGAGGGCGGCCCGACCAGCCACAGCGCGATTCTCGCGCGTGCGCTCGGCGTTCCGGCCGTCGTGGCCCTTCCCGGGGCGGGAGAGATCGCCGAGGGTACGGTCGTCGCCGTCGACGGCAGCACGGGTGAGATCTTCGTCGAGCCGAGCCCGGAGAAGCGCGCCGAGATGGAAAGCGCCTCCGCGGCACGCAAGGCGGCTCTGTCCGCGGTGACCGGTCCCGGTGCGACCTCTGACGGTCACAAGGTGCCGCTGCTCGCCAACGTCGGCGGTCCCGCCGACGTGCCGGCGGCGGTCGAGGCCGGCGCCGAGGGTGTGGGCCTGTTCCGGACGGAGTTCCTGTTCCTGGACGACAGCAAGCAGGCTCCTTCCGAGGAGAAGCAGATCGCGGCCTACCGGGCGGTGCTGGAGGCGTTCCCCGAGGGCCGTGTCGTCGTGCGGGTGCTGGACGCGGGCGCCGACAAGCCTCTGGACTTCCTGACTCCGGCGGACGAGCCGAACCCGGCACTGGGTGTACGCGGTCTGCGCAGCCTGCTGGACCACCCCGATGTACTGCGGACCCAGTTGACGGCGCTGGCGCGGGCGGCCGAGGGGCTGCCCGTGTACCTCGAGGTCATGGCGCCGATGGTCGCCGACCGCGCGGACGCCAAGGCGTTCGCCGACGCGTGCCGCGAGGCAGGTCTCCAGGCGAAGTTCGGGGCGATGGTGGAGATTCCGTCCGCCGCTCTCCGGGCCCGGTCGATCCTGCAGGAGGTGGAGTTCCTCTCGCTGGGTACCAACGACCTGGCGCAGTACACCTTCGCCGCCGACCGTCAGGTGGGCGCCGTCTCCCGGCTGCAGGACCCGTGGCAGCCTGCGCTGCTCGACCTGGTGGCTCTGTCCGCCGATGCCGCGAGGGCCGAGGGCAAGAGCTGCGGTGTCTGTGGTGAGGCCGCGTCGGACCCGCTGCTCGCCTGTGTGCTCACGGGTCTGGGTGTCACCTCTCTGTCGATGGGCGCCGCGTCCATTCCCTATGTGCGGGCGACGCTGGCGAAGCACACGCTCGCGCAGTGCGAGCGCGCGGCGTCCGCCGCACGCGCCGCGGACTCCGCCGAGGAGGCGCGCCTCGCGGCGCAGGCGGTGCTGTCGGGCGAGTGA
- a CDS encoding PTS sugar transporter subunit IIA, whose translation MTTVTSPLAGRVIGLTAVPDPVFSGAMVGPGTAIDPVREPSEAVSPVDGIVVSLHPHAFVVVDDEGHGVLTHLGIDTVQLNGEGFELLVNKGDTVTRGQGIVRWDPAGVEAAGKSAICPIVALEATTDSLSEVREDGDVKVGDTLFGWQ comes from the coding sequence ATGACCACTGTGACGTCCCCTCTCGCCGGCCGCGTCATCGGGCTCACCGCGGTTCCCGACCCCGTCTTCTCCGGCGCGATGGTCGGTCCCGGTACTGCCATCGATCCCGTGCGCGAGCCCTCCGAGGCCGTCTCGCCGGTCGATGGAATCGTCGTGTCCCTTCACCCGCACGCGTTCGTCGTCGTCGATGACGAGGGCCATGGGGTGCTGACGCACCTCGGGATCGACACCGTGCAGCTCAACGGCGAGGGCTTCGAGCTTCTCGTGAACAAGGGGGACACGGTCACCCGCGGTCAGGGCATCGTGCGCTGGGACCCGGCAGGGGTGGAGGCCGCCGGCAAGTCGGCGATCTGTCCGATCGTCGCCCTGGAGGCGACCACTGATTCCCTCTCCGAGGTCCGCGAGGACGGCGACGTGAAGGTCGGCGACACGCTGTTCGGCTGGCAGTGA